The Lycium barbarum isolate Lr01 chromosome 12, ASM1917538v2, whole genome shotgun sequence genome includes a region encoding these proteins:
- the LOC132621445 gene encoding high mobility group B protein 14 isoform X3, translating to MVLRVKSSEKVKKKKKKIAKIDAMKPKKPPTAFFYFLEDFRKEFQEQNPDVRSMRDIGKACGEKWKTMTYESYEDPRRNLYIGLYWLLGKSSVL from the exons ATGGTGCTGAGGGTAAAATCATCGGagaaagtgaagaagaagaagaagaagattgcAAAAATAGATGCCATGAAGCCTAAGAAGCCCCCAACTGCtttcttttatttctt GGAGGACTTCCGTAAGGAATTCCAGGAGCAAAATCCAGATGTTAGATCAATGCGAGAT ATTGGGAAAGCTTGTGGAGAGAAATGGAAAACAATGACATATGAG AGCTATGAAGATCCGAGAAGAAACCTTTATATTGGACTTTACTGGTTGTTAGGAAAAAGTTCAGTACTATGA
- the LOC132621445 gene encoding high mobility group B protein 14 isoform X2, which translates to MVLRVKSSEKVKKKKKKIAKIDAMKPKKPPTAFFYFLEDFRKEFQEQNPDVRSMRDIGKACGEKWKTMTYEVIESLNCLISNRKVLLICGKSGEAAQNY; encoded by the exons ATGGTGCTGAGGGTAAAATCATCGGagaaagtgaagaagaagaagaagaagattgcAAAAATAGATGCCATGAAGCCTAAGAAGCCCCCAACTGCtttcttttatttctt GGAGGACTTCCGTAAGGAATTCCAGGAGCAAAATCCAGATGTTAGATCAATGCGAGAT ATTGGGAAAGCTTGTGGAGAGAAATGGAAAACAATGACATATGAG GTCATAGAATCCTTAAATTGTTTAATCAGTAATAGAAAGGTCCTGCTGATTTGTGGTAAGTCTGGAGAGGCAGCGCAAAATTACTAA
- the LOC132621445 gene encoding high mobility group B protein 14 isoform X1, with protein MVLRVKSSEKVKKKKKKIAKIDAMKPKKPPTAFFYFLEDFRKEFQEQNPDVRSMRDIGKACGEKWKTMTYEEKVQYYDVATEKRREFDRATVDFNKRKESGEFQEYEEDSDFDE; from the exons ATGGTGCTGAGGGTAAAATCATCGGagaaagtgaagaagaagaagaagaagattgcAAAAATAGATGCCATGAAGCCTAAGAAGCCCCCAACTGCtttcttttatttctt GGAGGACTTCCGTAAGGAATTCCAGGAGCAAAATCCAGATGTTAGATCAATGCGAGAT ATTGGGAAAGCTTGTGGAGAGAAATGGAAAACAATGACATATGAG GAAAAAGTTCAGTACTATGATGTAGCAACAGAGAAACGAAGAGAGTTTGATAGAGCAACGGTGGACTTCAACAAGAGAAAG GAAAGTGGAGAGTTTCAAGAGTATGAAGAAGACTCCGATTTTGATGAATAG